In Gordonia sp. SL306, the genomic window ACGAACCCCGGTTGACCCGCTACCTCCGCGACTACGGTTCCGACGGAGCAGGTTTCATCGACCAGCAACGCGCGGGCAAGATCTCCGAAGGGCTCAGTTACGTGTATGCGCGGGCCGAATCGTTGGCCGAGCCCGCGAAGGCCGCCGCGCTGCGGAGCCTCGTCACCACGCTCGTCAAGGCGTTCGCCTGGGTGAACTCTCATCCACAGCAGTGGATCCAGAGTTACTACGTCGACGATCAGAAGGTGTCCGCCGACGACGGCTGGCGCATTCTGCAGAGCACCGGCACCACCGCCATCCCGCCGCTCGACGACACTCTCATCGCGCGCCAACAGGGCACAATCGACGTGATCGACAAGGCGGGTGAACTCCCCGAGCCGGTGTCGGCGGGTGACCTGTTCGACCGTCGATTCGGCGAGGTGATCGACCAGGCGGCACAGTCGGCCGGCATCACCCGACAGCCGGAGGAGGTGTCGCGATGACCACCCTCGTACGCCCGCCGAGCCGCGTCGGGGAGCGCCCGGCATCCACTGTCACCACCGATGGGCTCGAACGCCGAACCGGGACAACGCGTCCCCGCCAACTCGGGCCGGGACGCCCCATCCCCGGCGGCTGGCTCATCGGTCCGACCCTGCTGCTGGCTGTCTGGATCATCGGCTCGGCCACCGGCTTCATCGACCCGCGGACGCTGCCGGCACCACTGACCATCGCCGACACCGCCGGTGAGCTGTGGGCCGACGGCCGTCTTCCGGAGAACATCCTGGCGTCGTTGCGCCTCGCGTCGGTCTCGCTCGTGATCGGAGTGGTGCTCGGCGTCGTGCTGGCGCTGATGTCGGGGCTCAGCCGCGTCGGCGAGGCAGTCATCGACGGCCCCATCCAGATCAAACGCGCGATACCCACACTCGCGATCATCCCGCTCGCGATCCTGTGGTTCGGGATCGGCGACTCCATGAAGATCACCATCATCGCCACCAGTGTGCTGATCCCGGTCTACATCAACACCCACGCACAGTTGCGGGGGGTCGACGTTCGCTACGCCGAACTGGCCCAGACGGTGAAACTCTCTCGGTGGCAGTTCATCCGACGTGTCGCGCTACCCGGTGCCGTACCGGGGTTCTTCACCGGCCTCCGCCTCGCGGTGACGATCTCCTGGCTCGCGCTGGTGGTGGTCGAGCAGGTCAACGCCACCCAGGGGGTCGGCTACCTGATGAACCAGGCGCGGGTCTACGGACAGCTCGACGTCGTCGTGGTCGGCCTGGTCGTCTACGCGGTCTTCGGCCTGATCGGCGACATCGCCGTGCGCACCGTCGAGAGGAGGGCATTGTCATGGCGACGTTCACTGGGCAGCTGAGCGATCGCGCCGGCCGAGACACCGACGCGACTCATCCGGACCTCCAGGACCCGATACCGGGAACCGTTCTCTCCACAAGGGATCTCACGCGTCGCTACGGTGACCGGACCGTTCTCGACAGCATCGACCTCACCATCGCCGCAGGTGAGTTCGTGGCGCTCCTCGGCCGCAGCGGCAGCGGGAAGAGCACGCTGCTGCGGGCGGTCGCGGGACTCGACGCAGGCGTCGACGGTACCGGTGTCCTCGACGTGGCGCGCGAGACATCGGTGGTCTTCCAGGACTCACGCCTGCTGCCCTGGGCACGCGTCCTGCCCAATGTGACCCTCGGACTCACCGGCCACGACGCCCGGCGGGCGGGCCTCGACGCGCTCACCGATGTCGGTCTCGCGGACCGCGAACGGGCCTGGCCCAACGAATTGTCCGGCGGCGAGCAACAACGGGCCGCCCTCGCACGTTCTCTCGTCCGCCGTCCCGCCCTGTTGCTGGCCGACGAACCCTTCGGCGCACTCGACGCCCTGACCCGTCTCCGGATGCACGAGTTGCTGCGACAGCTCTGCACGAAGTACCGCCCTGGCGTGCTCCTGGTGACCCACGACGTCGACGAGGCCGTCGCACTCGCCGATCGTGTTCTGGTCCTCGACGACGGCCGTTTCGTCGCCGACCGCAGTCTCGCCGCCTTGGGTTCGCAGCGCTCTCTGCGAGATCCCGAGTTCATCGCTCACCGGGAGGCTCTCCTCGCCGCCCTCGGTGTCGAAACCACCTCGAACGGATAGGAATCCATGAGTTCACAACTGACCCGCCAGCTGCATCTGAACGCCTTCATCTATCCGGCAGGCCACCACGAGGCAGCATGGCGCCATCCGTTGACCCAGCCCGAGCGCGTCTTCGATGCCGACTACTATCAGCAGATCGCGAAGACCGCGGAGGCGGCCAAGTTCGACGGCATCTTCTTCGCCGATGGGCCGGCGCTGCGCAGCGAGGCACGGTACAACGCGGCAGGCAGGCTCGAACCGATCGCCCTGCTGTCGAGCGTGGCTGCGGCGACCGAACGCATCGGCCTGATCGCCACCGCGTCCACGACCTACTACGAGCCCTACAATCTCGCACGTCTGTTCTCGACCCTCGATTTCCTCTCCAAGGGACGCGCCGGATGGAACATCGTCACCACGTCGAGCGAGGCCGCCGCGGAGAACTTCGGTCTACCAGCACATCCCGATCCCGCGATCCGCTACGAGCGTGCCCGCGAGTTCGTCGATGCCACCGTGCGTCTGTGGGACAGTTGGGAGGACGACGCCGTCGTCCTCGACCGCGACGCAGGCTTTTACGCCGATACCGACAAGATCCACCGAGCCGAGTTCGTCGGCAAGCATCTACAGGTCCGTGGCCCGTTCAACGCACCGCGCTCGCCGCAGGGGCATCCGGTCCTGGTCCAGGCGGGCGCCTCCAACGACGGCCGGGCGTTCGCGGCCCAGTACGCCGAGGCCATCTTCACCGCACACCAGACCCTCGACCACGCACAAGCCTTCTATACCGACATACGCTCTCGTGCAAAGGCATTGGGTCGAAATCCGGATCACGTCAAGATCCTGCCCGGCATCAGTCCGTTCATCGCCGACACCGAACGGGGCGCCCGGCAGCTCGAGCAGGAGTTCAACGAGCTGACGATGCCCGCCTACGGCCTCTTCCAGCTGCGTGGCATCACCCAGGTCGACCTCTCGCAGATCGATCTCGACGCCCCTGTCCCCGAGGACATCTTCGGCGACGCCGGCGACGTCACCGACAACAAACGCAGCCGCAAGCAGGTGGTGGCCGGCATCGTCGCCCGCGAGAAGCCTACTGTCCGGCAGCTTCTCCACCGACTCGCCGGCGCCCGCGGCCACCGCGTCGTGGCCGGTACCCCGGAGCAGATCGCCGATACCATCGAGGAGTGGTTCACCAGCGGTGCCGCAGACGGTTTCAACGTGATGCCGCCGTATTACCCGGGCGGACTCGAGGTGTTCACCGAGACCGTCGTCCCGCTGCTGTGCCAGCGCGGCATCTTCCGCACCGAGTACACCGGCACCACCCTGCGTGAGCACCTCGGTCTCCCCCGGCCGGCGAGCCAGTTCGCCGGTGACCGCGTCGGCTCGCACGCGAGTTGAGACAGGTCAAGAACACCAGCGCCACAACACATCCGGTCGCCGCGGGAAACGCGGGCCCGGCAGGCCTGCTGCTGCACGTCCACGTGCCCAGCGCCCTGCTCGGGGTCGGGATCGGAGCCACTGCGCCGATCATCCCGCTCGCGGCGCTCGACCACGGCGCCACGGTCGCGGTCGCCGGGCTGGTGACCGCGGCGGGCGGTCTCGGGACGGTCCTCGCCGATCTGCCCGCCGGACGTCTGGTGGTGGCGATCGGCGAGCGGGGTGCGATCACGGTCGCGGGCCTGATAGGAGTCGCCGGGGTGGCATTCTGCCTCGCCGACGTCACGCTCGCGGCGCTCGTCGCCGGTGTCCTGCTCGTGGGTCTCGCGCAGGCCGTATGGGGGCTGGCACGTCAGTCCTATCTCACGGTGGCGGTGCCGCCCTCACACCGCGGTCGGGCCATCTCGGCGATGGCGGGCATGCACCGGCTGGGCAACTTCGTCGGACCGTTCATCGGTGCAGCGGCGGTCAGCCAATGGCATTTCACCGGCGCGTTCGCCGTCCAGCTCGTCACCGTCGTCGTGGCCGGTGTGCTGATGGCCACCCTGCCCGACGATCCCGGGGCCGATCCCCCGTCGCTGCAGGAGCTCTCGTTGTCATCGGTCCTGATAGCGCAACGGCGTCCACTGTGCACTCTCGGCGCGGGTGCCTGCGCGCTCGGCGCGCTCCGGGCCTCTCGGCTCGTCGTCTTGCCACTGTGGGCCGATCACGTCGGGGTACCGGGCCCGGTCATCGCGCTGCTCTTCGGTGTGGCCGGTGCCGTGGACGTGGCGGTGTCGTACCCCGCCGGGATCGTGATGGACCGCTTCGGTCGACGCGCGACGGCACTCCCGGCGATGTCGTTGTTCGCCGGGTCGTTGATCGCGCTGCCCGCGGCAACGACCGTCGGATGGATCGGTGTTCTGGCCGTCACTCTCGGTCTGGCGAACGGGTTGACCAACGGACTGGTCATGACGATCGGTACCGATATCGCGCCAGCGGACGCGCGGGCGCAGTTCTTGTCGGCGTGGCGACTGATGCACGACGCCGGTGCCTGCGCCGGTCCGGCGGCGCTGGCGGGCGTTGCCGCGATCGCCGGCCTGGGCCCGGGCGCGGCAGTCCTCGGCGCAGTGGCCGCCGCCGGTGGTGGCGTCTTCGCGACGTACCTCCCTCGACGGTCCCGTCCCGCACCCGATCGCCCCGCCGAATCCGTTCGTCCCACCACGTCCGCGACAGGAGAATCGTGACCACACACGCGTCCGCGAGCACGGCAGCCGTCCACACCGACGACCTCATCCGAGCGCGTTATCGAGATCCGGAGGTGACGTCGCTGCGGATGCGGTCGCCGACCATCGATCTGCAGCTCGCCCATCGATCGGTACGCGCCTTCCTCGACGCCCCGGTGTCCGATGATCAGCTCACGTCGATCATCGCGGCCGCACAGTCGGCGTCCACATCGTCGAACCTGCAGGCGTGGAGTGTGATCGCCGTCCGGGATGCCGCACGCCGGAGCAGACTTGCCGATCTGGCGGGCGGACAGGAGTTCGTCCGCTGTGCACCCCTGATCCTGGTGTGGCTCGCCGACATCGGGCGGGCCACACGACTGGCGGCGGGACGCCGATCGGTTCTCGGGGCCTCCGAGTACCTCGAGACGACGATCCTCGGGTTCGTCGACGCGACGCTCGCGGCACAGAACGCCGTCGTGGCGGCCGAATCACTGGGTCTCGGCGCGACATTCGTCGGAGCGTTCCGCAACCACCCCGACCAGATCGCCGCCGAGCTGGCGCTGCCCGACCAGGTGTTCGCGACGTTCGGGCTCGCGGTCGGATCGCCCGATCCGACCGAGTCGGCCGGGATCAAGCCACGGCTGCCGCAGAGCGTCGTGGTCCACCACGAGACGTACGACGTGACACGGGACGCCGGCGTCGACGACTACGACGGGCGCCTGCGGTCCTACAACGAGGAACACAGCAGGAAGGCCGGGTGGATCGATGCGGTCCTCGCGCGCCTCGCGGACCGGCAGAGCCTGAAGGGACGAGACGAACTGCGGCGACACCTCGGCGGTCAGGGTCTGCCGTCGCGGTGATCGGGTACGCCATGGCACCCTGGTGCGCATGCGTGCTGTGGTCCAGCGAGTCACCGAGGCATCCGTGGCCGTCGACGGGCAGACGATCGGTGAGCTCGACCTCGCCGCCGGCCGACAGGGACTCGTCGCCCTCATCGGCGTCACCCACGACGACACCGCCGATCACGCCGCGAAACTCGCGGACAAGATCTGGCGGCTGCGCATTCTCGACGCCGACGATGAGGGCCGCGAGCGGTCAGCGGCGGACGTGAACGCGCCGATTCTCGTGATCAGCCAGTTCACCCTCTACGCGAACACCGCCAAGGGGCGCAGGCCGTCGTGGAGCGCCGCGGCTCCCGGGCCGGTCGCCGCACCTCTGGTCGACGCCGTCACGGCCGCCCTCCGAGATGCCGGCGCAACCGTCGCCACCGGTGAGTTCGGCGCGGACATGGACGTCCGGCTGGTCAACGACGGCCCGGTGACCCTCGTCCTGGAGGTCTGAGGCGCATCGCCCTCAGCGGTGTCGGTCGTCCCGGGAGTAGCCTGACCTTCGATGGGACGCATCACCGCTCGACGGCGGGTGACCAGAGTCCGCGCCGGCGCGGCGCCCACCACACGCGCCGACGTGCTGGCCGTCGAGGAACCGTTGGAGATCCGCGTGGGTGGTTCGTCGCTGGCCGTCACCATGCGTACCCCCGGCGACGACGTTGAACTCGCGGCGGGATTCCTGGTGTCCGAGGGGCTCCTCGCAGCCGTCGACGATCTCCGGACCGCGCGCTACTGTGCCGGCGCGACCGAGAACGGGACCAACACGTACAACGTTCTCGACCTCGCACTCGCCGACCACGTCGGGCCGCCGGATGCCGCCCTCACCCGGAACTTCCTGACCACGAGCGCCTGCGGATTGTGCGGGAAGTCGAGTATCGACTCGGTCGTGACGCGTTCGGCATTCGATCCGGCAGGAGACGACCTGACCGTCGACAGCGCCACCGTTCTCGCGCTCCCGGACCGTCTTCGCGACGGCCAAGCGGTGTTCGACAAGACGGGCGGACTCCATGCGGCGGCCATCGTCGACGGCCGGACCGGCGAGCTGCTCGTGCTGCGCGAAGACGTCGGACGCCACAACGCGGTCGACAAGGTCATCGGGTGGGCTCTGCTCCACGATCTGCTCCCCCTGACCGGCCACATCCTGCAGGTCTCCGGTCGCGCCAGCTTCGAGCTGGTGCAGAAGGCCTCGATGGCCGGGATCCCGATGCTCTCCGCGGTCTCGGCACCGTCATCGCTGGCCGCCGAGCTCGCCGAGGAACGCGGCATCACCCTCGTCGGCTTCGTGCGCGGCGAATCGCTGGTGATCTACACCCGCCCGGATCGCATCACCGTCGCCGAACCCGCGGCCGACGAAACACACTCCCGGCGGAGCGACAACCGCTCGGCCTGACAGAGCGATGCGACAGGGCAATCGGCGATAGCCCTGTCCGGCCGGTCGCGAACTGGGAGAATACGTCGATGGACGCCCAGGAGATCCGGACCGCCTACCTCCGATTGATGGCCGAGCGCGGTCACGTGATCATCGATCGTGCGTCCCTGGTGCCCCGCGACGATCCGACCACGCTGTTCACCGGCAGTGGGATGCAGCCCCTGCTGCCCTACCTGCTCGGCGAAACACATCCCGCAGGCACCCGCCTCGCCGACGTCCAGCCCTGCGTACGGGCGCAGGACATCGAGGAGGTCGGCGACAACCGACACACCACGTTCTTCGAGATGCTCGGCAACTGGAGTCTGGGCGACTACTTCAAATCCGAACAGATCCCGATGTTCTGGCACTTCCTCGTCGACGTCGTCGGCCTCGATCCGGAGCGCATCTACGTGAGCGTGTTCGCCGGGGATGACGAACACGGCATCCCGCGCGACGACGAGAGTGCCGACATCTGGACCGACCTCTTCGCGCAGGCCGGAATCTCCTGCGACAGAGTCGATCTCATCACCGAGGAGCACGGGAACGACGTCGGCAATCGCGGTGCGCGCATCGCGTTCTACCAGGACAAGAACTGGTGGTCGCGCGGCGGTGGGCCCGACGCCATGCTCGTCGGGGATCCCGGCGGACCCGATTCGGAGGTCTTCTACTTCTACCCCCAGGTGGCACACGACACCGCCCATGGGCGACACCCACATCAGAACTCCGACGGCGGGCAGTACCTCGAGATCGGGAATTCGGTGTTCATGCAATACCGCCGGAACCCGCTGCCTGGGTCTCTCGGCGACGGCGACGGTACGCACGACGCCTTCTCCGAGCTACCCCGACGCAACGTCGACTACGGGGGTGGGCTCGAGCGCATCGCGGCCGCCGCCCTGGATTCGCCGGACGTGTTCCGCATCAGCCTGCTCTGGCCGATCGTCGCCGAACTGGAGCGGTTGTCCGACAAGAGCTACGACGAGCACACCCACGCCATGCGGATCGTGACCGACCACGTACGTGGCGCGGTGTTCCTCGCCGCCGACGGAGTGACCCCGAGCAACAAGGAGGCCGGCTATGTGATGCGCCGTCTCCTGCGACGCGCGATCCGGTTCGCCGCCGAGCTGGGGATCGAGAACAATGTGCTCACCCCGATGGTCGACATCGTCGCCGATCTGTACGCCGACGCGTACCCCGAGGTCCCGAACCGTCGGGAGACCATCGCCAATGTCTTGCAGAAGGAGGAGCGCGCGTTCCGGCGCACCCTCAACAAGGGTCTTCGCGAGCTCCGTCACATCGCCAAGGAACAACGCACGATCACCGGCGACGACTTCTTCACACTCAACGACACCTTCGGCTTCCCGGTGGAGCTGAGCACCGAGGAAGCGCAGCGCCAAGGGCTCACGTTGTCGGTCGACTGGCGCGCCGAGTTCGACGACCGCCGCGACGAACAGCGTCGACGCTCACAGGCCGCGACGAAACTCGGGGTCCACGACTGACCGGTGCGCCCGTCAGTCGTGGCCGCCCGAGGCGGCGAGCCGTACCAACTGAGTTGGCGTGGCATCCGGCAGATAGGCCCGTGAGATGGCCAATCCGATACGGGGCAGGTCACTCTCGTC contains:
- a CDS encoding nitroreductase family protein, with the translated sequence MTTHASASTAAVHTDDLIRARYRDPEVTSLRMRSPTIDLQLAHRSVRAFLDAPVSDDQLTSIIAAAQSASTSSNLQAWSVIAVRDAARRSRLADLAGGQEFVRCAPLILVWLADIGRATRLAAGRRSVLGASEYLETTILGFVDATLAAQNAVVAAESLGLGATFVGAFRNHPDQIAAELALPDQVFATFGLAVGSPDPTESAGIKPRLPQSVVVHHETYDVTRDAGVDDYDGRLRSYNEEHSRKAGWIDAVLARLADRQSLKGRDELRRHLGGQGLPSR
- a CDS encoding ABC transporter ATP-binding protein, with product MATFTGQLSDRAGRDTDATHPDLQDPIPGTVLSTRDLTRRYGDRTVLDSIDLTIAAGEFVALLGRSGSGKSTLLRAVAGLDAGVDGTGVLDVARETSVVFQDSRLLPWARVLPNVTLGLTGHDARRAGLDALTDVGLADRERAWPNELSGGEQQRAALARSLVRRPALLLADEPFGALDALTRLRMHELLRQLCTKYRPGVLLVTHDVDEAVALADRVLVLDDGRFVADRSLAALGSQRSLRDPEFIAHREALLAALGVETTSNG
- a CDS encoding MFS transporter, with the protein product MRQVKNTSATTHPVAAGNAGPAGLLLHVHVPSALLGVGIGATAPIIPLAALDHGATVAVAGLVTAAGGLGTVLADLPAGRLVVAIGERGAITVAGLIGVAGVAFCLADVTLAALVAGVLLVGLAQAVWGLARQSYLTVAVPPSHRGRAISAMAGMHRLGNFVGPFIGAAAVSQWHFTGAFAVQLVTVVVAGVLMATLPDDPGADPPSLQELSLSSVLIAQRRPLCTLGAGACALGALRASRLVVLPLWADHVGVPGPVIALLFGVAGAVDVAVSYPAGIVMDRFGRRATALPAMSLFAGSLIALPAATTVGWIGVLAVTLGLANGLTNGLVMTIGTDIAPADARAQFLSAWRLMHDAGACAGPAALAGVAAIAGLGPGAAVLGAVAAAGGGVFATYLPRRSRPAPDRPAESVRPTTSATGES
- the dtd gene encoding D-aminoacyl-tRNA deacylase; translation: MRAVVQRVTEASVAVDGQTIGELDLAAGRQGLVALIGVTHDDTADHAAKLADKIWRLRILDADDEGRERSAADVNAPILVISQFTLYANTAKGRRPSWSAAAPGPVAAPLVDAVTAALRDAGATVATGEFGADMDVRLVNDGPVTLVLEV
- a CDS encoding alanine--tRNA ligase-related protein, with translation MDAQEIRTAYLRLMAERGHVIIDRASLVPRDDPTTLFTGSGMQPLLPYLLGETHPAGTRLADVQPCVRAQDIEEVGDNRHTTFFEMLGNWSLGDYFKSEQIPMFWHFLVDVVGLDPERIYVSVFAGDDEHGIPRDDESADIWTDLFAQAGISCDRVDLITEEHGNDVGNRGARIAFYQDKNWWSRGGGPDAMLVGDPGGPDSEVFYFYPQVAHDTAHGRHPHQNSDGGQYLEIGNSVFMQYRRNPLPGSLGDGDGTHDAFSELPRRNVDYGGGLERIAAAALDSPDVFRISLLWPIVAELERLSDKSYDEHTHAMRIVTDHVRGAVFLAADGVTPSNKEAGYVMRRLLRRAIRFAAELGIENNVLTPMVDIVADLYADAYPEVPNRRETIANVLQKEERAFRRTLNKGLRELRHIAKEQRTITGDDFFTLNDTFGFPVELSTEEAQRQGLTLSVDWRAEFDDRRDEQRRRSQAATKLGVHD
- a CDS encoding ABC transporter permease; the protein is MTTLVRPPSRVGERPASTVTTDGLERRTGTTRPRQLGPGRPIPGGWLIGPTLLLAVWIIGSATGFIDPRTLPAPLTIADTAGELWADGRLPENILASLRLASVSLVIGVVLGVVLALMSGLSRVGEAVIDGPIQIKRAIPTLAIIPLAILWFGIGDSMKITIIATSVLIPVYINTHAQLRGVDVRYAELAQTVKLSRWQFIRRVALPGAVPGFFTGLRLAVTISWLALVVVEQVNATQGVGYLMNQARVYGQLDVVVVGLVVYAVFGLIGDIAVRTVERRALSWRRSLGS
- the fdhD gene encoding formate dehydrogenase accessory sulfurtransferase FdhD, producing the protein MGRITARRRVTRVRAGAAPTTRADVLAVEEPLEIRVGGSSLAVTMRTPGDDVELAAGFLVSEGLLAAVDDLRTARYCAGATENGTNTYNVLDLALADHVGPPDAALTRNFLTTSACGLCGKSSIDSVVTRSAFDPAGDDLTVDSATVLALPDRLRDGQAVFDKTGGLHAAAIVDGRTGELLVLREDVGRHNAVDKVIGWALLHDLLPLTGHILQVSGRASFELVQKASMAGIPMLSAVSAPSSLAAELAEERGITLVGFVRGESLVIYTRPDRITVAEPAADETHSRRSDNRSA
- a CDS encoding LLM class flavin-dependent oxidoreductase encodes the protein MSSQLTRQLHLNAFIYPAGHHEAAWRHPLTQPERVFDADYYQQIAKTAEAAKFDGIFFADGPALRSEARYNAAGRLEPIALLSSVAAATERIGLIATASTTYYEPYNLARLFSTLDFLSKGRAGWNIVTTSSEAAAENFGLPAHPDPAIRYERAREFVDATVRLWDSWEDDAVVLDRDAGFYADTDKIHRAEFVGKHLQVRGPFNAPRSPQGHPVLVQAGASNDGRAFAAQYAEAIFTAHQTLDHAQAFYTDIRSRAKALGRNPDHVKILPGISPFIADTERGARQLEQEFNELTMPAYGLFQLRGITQVDLSQIDLDAPVPEDIFGDAGDVTDNKRSRKQVVAGIVAREKPTVRQLLHRLAGARGHRVVAGTPEQIADTIEEWFTSGAADGFNVMPPYYPGGLEVFTETVVPLLCQRGIFRTEYTGTTLREHLGLPRPASQFAGDRVGSHAS